AAACTCTGACGACGTAAGATAAGGAAGGTTCCCAATACCGGCGAGAAAAGACTCATGGCAATAACAGCCAGAAAGGCGCGTTGCATAAAGTCATAAGATAATAAACTAAGCATGGCCCACCTCCTGGTCATTCTCATGAACATTGAAACAACGCCATGGCGAGTCTTGGTTACGGACTAGATGAATATTGCGGTCCGCATAATCTTTAACTTCTTCAGGATCATGAGTAATCATCAAAACAGCCTTGCCATGATGATGGGCGCTATGGTGCATGAGTTCGTAAAATTCATTTTTACTTCCTGCATCCATCCCCGTTGTCGGCTCATCTAGGATAAACACATCAGGGTCAGAAGCAAACATACGTGCAATCACCGCTCGCTGCTTTTGTCCTCCAGAAAGAGAACCCAAGCGTTTGTCTCTGTGTTCCCACATGCCCACTGAGTCTAGACTGGCCTTGATATGCTCCTCATCATGAGCATTCAAACGACGGAACCAGCCTTTTCGTGGGTATCGTCCCGACTTGACAAATTCATAAACCGTACTTGGAAAACCTGCATTAAAACTGGCAATCTGTTGGGGAAGATAGGCTATTCTCAATTTCTTGCCTTGCGTATTTGTCTTTGAAATGGTCACCTTACCAATGCGTGGTTGGAGGATACCAAGACTGGCCTTTATGAGCGTCGTCTTAGCCGCGCCATTTTCCCCTGTCAAAGTCACAAATTCCCCACTATCAACACTATAATTGATATGCTCAAGAACAGGCTCCTTATCATAATAGAAGGACAAATCCTCTACCGTAATATATCTCATTATTTGATTTCTCCTACTAAAGCAGTCAAAAACCGCTGAATCACTTTTTGCTCATTTGGAGTAAACTGAGTCGCCACTTGTTCATAGGTTAAAAGTGTATGCTCATGGTGATAATGATGCTCCTCAGCAATTGGACGAGCCAAATCAGTCAACTGATAAAAAATCACACGCGCATCCTTAGGATCTTTAGATGTTTCCAACATTCCTTCCTTGACCAAAGACTTAATGGCCTTGGTAACTGCCGCCTGACTGACATTGAGACGACGAGCCAATTCCGAATTTGTTAAAGATTCCTCTGACAAAAGCATGAGGATATGCTCCTGGGTATTAGTCAGAGCTACCTCGCTAGTACAATGACCTATTAGGATTTCATGCTGATTTTCTGCCTGCAAAATCACCTCATTCAAAAAAGCATCGATAGCCTTCGCTAGCTGTCTCATATCTGACTCCTTTCCTTCTAGATTTCTCCATTTTTAAGAGAAAAATACTATTCTTTAGAATTTTATTTACCAGTTAATTATATCACAAGCAAAAAAAGAGTCAAGAAAAAACGTGAAAACCAGTTTCATTCTTGAACTCTTCCATACTATTATCTATTGAAATTCCTTGACATCTCCATCATACGTCGCCCAATCTTTGCTGAAAAAGCGCTCATTTAGATGGTAAGTCGGAGCTGGTGTAGGATTGGATAGGAAAGGATCAACTGCCTTGTCAAAAGCCAACCAACCCAACCAACCAAGGTGGATAGTATCCTTCATAAAGAAAGGCTCCCCACCGTCCTTAGAAAAATCTGCTATATTGGTAAAGCCTTGACTTTCTAACTGGTAGCGAATCTTTTGCACCGTTTGTTGATACATATCCTCTCGTAGACCAGCGTAGTCCATCCATTTTTTATTAACAGGTGGAATGATAAAAATCGGGTTTACCTTAGATTTGGAAAACTGTGTTAAAACCAACTGCAAGTCGTTGTATTCAGATGATTTAAGGTAATTATAACTAGTCTGTGATCCTTTTAACTTTTTCAAATAGTCTCTGATTTGTGTATCATAGAAATGATTATCTATACCAAATTCATTATTAGAAGTATTTTTTTCTGCATCTGCTTTAACAACATCTTCTATTTCTTGATAAGAAAACTGGTCTGGAATAGTATTCAAATATTTATCAACATGTTCTTTATATTTCAACCACTGTCTGATTGTGAACTGTCCAAAAAAATTGGCTTGTTTCTGATTAATTAGAGCACCAATTTCTATACGTATATGATCGAACTCTGAAAGAGATTCATTATTAGCAATTTTTTGTACTATATCTTTCATTGATACATTTGAAAACTGTTTTAATAATCTCTTAGATGCATGCTGACTACTAATATCTCCTGATTGATTTTCTAAAAAAGAAGTTAGTTGGTCACTATTAAAATACTCTTGAAAGACTGCAGGTTCATAATCATTTTCTGTAAACCATTGGGGAGATATAACAAATACGGCTTGCTTATCCTCTATTTCTGGTAACATCTGTTGCATTCCAAAATACTGGTTAAGCGATGCAGCTCCCCTCTGTCCTAAAAGATAAGGACGGTAGGAACGATTGTATTTCTCGGCCAATACCGCAGGATGAGCACCGTCAAAACGAAGCCATTCACTGGAGCCAAAGAAAGGTATAAATCGGATAGAAGTATCAGATAAAGCTTTTGATTTTTGATTTCGTTCTCTAAAACTTTCTGCAGTAACGGAAGCTGCCGAATGCTTTTCAGACACAATGTCATATCTAACACTTTCAGGATAACAGCATATAACCAAAGCAACCAACAAACCAGCTATCAAGACCGGCCCGAAGATCATCCATAAGCGTTTAAGCATTTTGTAGCTCCACAATACCAGCTATAATTTTATTAGCTGTATTCCAGTCATCACGACCAAACTCTGTTACAGGGACACGAATGTCAAAACGGTTTTCAATCTCCACAATCAACTCAACCGTGCCCATGCTATCCAAGACACCTGCATCAAAAAGATCTTCATCCATCATGTCAGAAACATCTTCCATAAACAACTCATCAATAATTTCGATAACTTCTGATTTGATATCCATATTTTATTTCCTTTATTTTTTAAACCATAAATCATTCAAAAATCCAGAAAAGATTAAGAATGACAGCATGACGACATGGAAGGTCACAACCATGCCAAGCAACTGAATCCAGCGATTCTCAGGTAGAGCAGCTTTCCCTGCTTTTTTCCGTTCCTTATTGAGCGTTTTTTTCTTGCGAACCCAGGCGTCATTGATGACCAAGCCTAGTCCATGAAAGAGTCCATAGGCGATATAGTACCAAGTCACTCCATGCCAAAATCCCATAATCAGCATATTTACAATGTAGGCCACACTTGAAGTTACATTGCGATTCTTAAAGACCTTCTTTCTGGTCAATACCATCACCATCCGCATAAAGACAAAGTCACGGAACCAGAAAGAGAGACTCATGTGCCAGCGATTCCAAAACTCCTTCAAATCCCTTGATAAAAAAGGTTTGTTAAAGTTGATAGGGCTACGGATTCCCATCAAATTTGAAATGGCTAAGGCAAACATAGAGTAACCTGCAAAGTCAAAGAAAAGCTCCAGACCAAAGGTATACATAACCGCTAAAGTATAGAGATTAAAGAAGCCACCTGACTGCAAGGCTAAATTCTTCAGAGGAGGTAGTAAGGTCTCTCCTAAAACATGAGCTAGGATAAACTTATACAAAAAGCCCCACATAATATAGCGAACAGATTCATCCAGCATATCCATCAACTCATCCCGCTCAGGAATGGTCTGATAATTTTCATTAAAACGCTTAAAGCGATCAATTGGACCACTCGAGAAAGTCGGCATGAAGAAAAGAAAACGTAGGAATTCCCAGAGGGTAAAATCCTTAATCACTCCATCTCTCAGCTCGATGATAATCCCAACCGAACGAAAGGTCAGGTAAGAAATTCCCAAGAATCCTAGCAAAGACTGCGTTCCATTGATAGCTGGTTGCACCTTGACAAAGATAATCGGAAGTAGGGACAGAAAACTAACTAAGTAGAAGACCCACTTGCCATCCTTGCTTTTTCGATAATGCTTGTAGAAAAGCAGAAGCAATATTTCCCAGCAAAGGTAAATACCCAAGGCAGCCAATTGATTGGTCTTCCCACCTACCAACATGGTGACGATAAAGAAGAGGCTAACCAGCACTTCATACCAGGCAAAGCGTTTCTTGAAAAAGAGGCCTATAAAGATGGGCAAGGTTGCAACAATCACATAGACAAAGTACTGAGGATTGCCGTATGGCTCTAAATGAGGAAGCTGTTGAAAGAACTCCATCATCTATTATTCACCTCGTTAATCAATCCTTTTATGTCAATTTTCCCATTTGGAGTCAGTGGCAAGCTGTCTCGGTAAAGGAATTTAGACGGCATCATATAAGACATCATAATATCTGTCAAGTCTTCCTTAATAGACTTGGTAATATCGATATCACGCTCAAACTGCTCACGAACACCATCTTTTAAGATGACATAGGCCAGTAGATTTTGTACCTTGTGGTCCTTGTTATAACGTGGTACTGCGACAGCAGACTCGATATAACGAGACTTGTTGAGATTTTGAGAGACATCTTCTAACTCAATGCGGTAACCATTAAACTTAATCTGGAAGTCCATGCGTCCGCCGTAGAGAAGCAAGCCTTCATCTGTCATTGTTCCCACATCACCTGTGTGATAGGCTGGTAATCCTTCAAATTCAAAGAAGGCTTCCGCTGTTTTTTCAGGATTGTTCATATAGCCTTTTGACACAGCTGGCCCAGAAACAATGATTTCTCCCTGTTCACCATTTGGCAGTTTATTGCCTTCCTCGTCAATGATGAAGGTTGGAGAATCAGCCTTGGTATAGCCGATTGGTAGACGTTTGAGAGTCGCTAGCATCTCGTCTGTCACAGCAACAGCTGATAGGGCTACTGTCGCTTCTGTTGGGCCATAGGCATTGATAATACGGGCATTTGGGAAACGTTCACGTAGTTTTTGAGCCGTTTTGACCGTCAATTCTTCTCCATCAAAGTAGAAATGCGTGATGCCAGACATTTTCTTGCTGTTGAAGTCTTCAGACAACATGGCC
Above is a genomic segment from Streptococcus mitis containing:
- a CDS encoding zinc ABC transporter ATP-binding protein produces the protein MRYITVEDLSFYYDKEPVLEHINYSVDSGEFVTLTGENGAAKTTLIKASLGILQPRIGKVTISKTNTQGKKLRIAYLPQQIASFNAGFPSTVYEFVKSGRYPRKGWFRRLNAHDEEHIKASLDSVGMWEHRDKRLGSLSGGQKQRAVIARMFASDPDVFILDEPTTGMDAGSKNEFYELMHHSAHHHGKAVLMITHDPEEVKDYADRNIHLVRNQDSPWRCFNVHENDQEVGHA
- a CDS encoding MarR family transcriptional regulator, encoding MRQLAKAIDAFLNEVILQAENQHEILIGHCTSEVALTNTQEHILMLLSEESLTNSELARRLNVSQAAVTKAIKSLVKEGMLETSKDPKDARVIFYQLTDLARPIAEEHHYHHEHTLLTYEQVATQFTPNEQKVIQRFLTALVGEIK
- a CDS encoding D-alanyl-lipoteichoic acid biosynthesis protein DltD, coding for MLKRLWMIFGPVLIAGLLVALVICCYPESVRYDIVSEKHSAASVTAESFRERNQKSKALSDTSIRFIPFFGSSEWLRFDGAHPAVLAEKYNRSYRPYLLGQRGAASLNQYFGMQQMLPEIEDKQAVFVISPQWFTENDYEPAVFQEYFNSDQLTSFLENQSGDISSQHASKRLLKQFSNVSMKDIVQKIANNESLSEFDHIRIEIGALINQKQANFFGQFTIRQWLKYKEHVDKYLNTIPDQFSYQEIEDVVKADAEKNTSNNEFGIDNHFYDTQIRDYLKKLKGSQTSYNYLKSSEYNDLQLVLTQFSKSKVNPIFIIPPVNKKWMDYAGLREDMYQQTVQKIRYQLESQGFTNIADFSKDGGEPFFMKDTIHLGWLGWLAFDKAVDPFLSNPTPAPTYHLNERFFSKDWATYDGDVKEFQ
- a CDS encoding D-alanine--poly(phosphoribitol) ligase subunit 2; translated protein: MDIKSEVIEIIDELFMEDVSDMMDEDLFDAGVLDSMGTVELIVEIENRFDIRVPVTEFGRDDWNTANKIIAGIVELQNA
- a CDS encoding D-alanyl-lipoteichoic acid biosynthesis protein DltB; the protein is MMEFFQQLPHLEPYGNPQYFVYVIVATLPIFIGLFFKKRFAWYEVLVSLFFIVTMLVGGKTNQLAALGIYLCWEILLLLFYKHYRKSKDGKWVFYLVSFLSLLPIIFVKVQPAINGTQSLLGFLGISYLTFRSVGIIIELRDGVIKDFTLWEFLRFLFFMPTFSSGPIDRFKRFNENYQTIPERDELMDMLDESVRYIMWGFLYKFILAHVLGETLLPPLKNLALQSGGFFNLYTLAVMYTFGLELFFDFAGYSMFALAISNLMGIRSPINFNKPFLSRDLKEFWNRWHMSLSFWFRDFVFMRMVMVLTRKKVFKNRNVTSSVAYIVNMLIMGFWHGVTWYYIAYGLFHGLGLVINDAWVRKKKTLNKERKKAGKAALPENRWIQLLGMVVTFHVVMLSFLIFSGFLNDLWFKK
- a CDS encoding D-alanine--poly(phosphoribitol) ligase (transfers D-alanine to the D-alanyl carrier protein during the incorporation of D-alanine into lipoteichoic acid) — protein: MSNKPIVDMIETIEHFAQTQPSYPVYNVLGQEHTYGDLKADSDSLAAAIDQLGLPEKSPVVVFGGQEYEMLATFVALTKSGHAYIPIDSHSALERVSAILEVAEPSLIIAISDFPLEQVSTPIMNLAQVQEAFAQGNNYEITHPVKGDDNYYIIFTSGTTGKPKGVQISHDNLLSFTNWMITDKEFATPSRPQMLAQPPYSFDLSVMYWAPTLALGGTLFALPAAITQDFKQLFATIFSLPIAIWTSTPSFADMAMLSEDFNSKKMSGITHFYFDGEELTVKTAQKLRERFPNARIINAYGPTEATVALSAVAVTDEMLATLKRLPIGYTKADSPTFIIDEEGNKLPNGEQGEIIVSGPAVSKGYMNNPEKTAEAFFEFEGLPAYHTGDVGTMTDEGLLLYGGRMDFQIKFNGYRIELEDVSQNLNKSRYIESAVAVPRYNKDHKVQNLLAYVILKDGVREQFERDIDITKSIKEDLTDIMMSYMMPSKFLYRDSLPLTPNGKIDIKGLINEVNNR